The region GAGAGTCTCAAACACCTGTCTTTAATGGCACCATACACTGACCCACATTTCCTGGATTTGTTCCAGGGCTTTCCTGGCATGTTCCCTCCCTCACCATTAGCTGTCTGTCCATTAGTATTTATTTTCTGTGGCTTCCAGTCCATGTCTGTCCCCTCATACAGATGCTGTGTGCACGCTGGTACTGTGTGCATGCCAGTGCCTGGCCTGCTGCATGCCCTGCACCAGGGACGACACACCTGAAACTTCACCCTGTGGGTACCCACCTGCCTGGGTCCAGTGCTAGGAACCACTGCCTTCAGGTTGGGACCCACCCCAGGATGAGCCTTCCAAGTGCAATGGGCAGAGGACAGGATCTGACTCTCCAGAAAGGGCTGGTCTaggcttgcggggggggggggggggcaggtcacCTAGTGACACACATCAAGGGAAGAAACCCTCCCCTCCAGGGTCTGAGATGGGAAGGGGGTGGAGGAGCTACTTCCCTCCTCACCTCTACCcaactctccctccccctccctgttcACCCCTTCCCAACCCTCACTCTCCCTCCTGCTCTTTCCCTACACCCTGTCCCTACAGAGCTGTGCCAGGACTGTCTGTCTGCCACTTGAAATACCACTGGGCCCTTTAGAGCCTGCCACACCTACCCCACCACTGAAGGGTGAGAACAGGGGTCATCTGCAGATGTGGAGGGTGCATGGCCTTCCTATGGCTGCTATCACATATGACTATAAGCAGGCCCTTAAAGCAACTGAACTTTATTCTTTTACAGTTCTGATGGCAGAAAGCCCAAAATTATCAGCAGGGGCAGGGTccctgctccaccagtttctggTGGCCTTTGATGTCCTAGGATTGCAGCTGAGTCTGTCTAGTTATTCTCTGCTTCCATCTGCAGAGGGAGTAGTCCTTGTGACAGAAGCTCCCTCTTCTTACAAGGACACAGACATTGGCTTAGGGCCCACCCCAATCTAGGAGGACCTCCTTGTATCTTGTTTGCATGTGCACAATAGACCCTATTTCAATAGGTTTCTCTAACAAAAGCTAGGAGTTACAGCAACTGGGTATAACCTCTAGTTCTAGCTAGGATGCCATTCACTACACAACAACCCATTTGCCACTTGTGCATttgccacgtgtgtgtgtgagtgtgtgtgtgtgtgtgccagccctggggcttgaactcagggcctgggacctgtacctgtgcttttttgttcaagaccagcactctgtcacttgagtcacagtgtgacttttgtctttttgctgatagagataagagtcttacagactttcttgcttgggctggcttagaaccatgatcctcagatctcagcctcctgagtagctaggattaaatatgTGAGCCACATGTGCCTGGCTCAAAtgtagagtttttttgtttgtttgtttgtttgccagccctggggcttgaactcagggcttgagcactgtccctggcttcttcgtgctcaagtctaacactctaccacttgagccacagctccacttctggctttttctgtttttgtggtgctgagaaattgaattcagtgcttcatatatgcaaggaaagtactctaccactaggccatattcccagccctgttagatgtgggttttttttttttttttttttttttttttggccagtcctgggccttggactcagggcctgagcactgtccctggcttcttcccgctcaaggctagcactctgccacttaagccacagcgccgcttctggccgttttctgtatatgtggtgctggggaatcgaacctagggcctcgtgtatccgaggcaggcactcttgccactaggctatatccccagccctcagatgtGGTTTTTGTTTACACATATTGAAGACTGGGTTTTGATAAGCACAGGTTCTTAATTTCAATGTTGTCATTTAATCAGTATTCCCTTTTATCACTAACATTTCACTGCCTTGTTAAAGAAATCTTGCCCTGCCTGAGACCAAAAAGATATCCTACATTTTCTCTGAGTTGCTTTGCTGTCTTGGTTTTCCATGTTTACGCCCAGACACAGATTCTTCGGTGTGTGGGGTGTGAGGCAGTACCAGCTTCTGGTGGAGCCTGGTTCACTGGGAGGCAGCCATCCTCTGGCATTTAGCAGCTTCTCTCTTGTGAAGTGGAGGGGGTGGGTGCCAGTCCTTTTCTCTGCTCTGTATCAGCATCACCTTCCACTGCTGTCTACAGGCAAACAGACAATGGAATGGGCAGGTAGATCTCTGTGTTCCTGTCCTTTTATTCTACACATAAAATTTCACTGCTTATaaagtttactttaaaaaaaactgctggaaggggctggggatatggcctagtggcaagagtgctcgcctcgtatacaagaagccctgggttcgattccccagcaccacatatacggaaaacggccagaaggggcgctgtggctcaggtggcagagtgctagccttgagcgggaagaagccagggacagtgctcaggccctgagtacaaggcccaggactggccaaaaaaaaacaaaacaaaacaaaacaaaaaaactgctgGAATACTAGAGCCGgatactagtggttcacacctgtaaccctagttattcaggaggccgagatctgaggactgaagttgaaagccagcctgggaagaaaagtctgtgagattctcatctccagttaaccagcaaagaagccaaaagtagaaggctcaggtagtagagcactaacctaagtgaaaaagcccagcaagaatgtgaggtcctgagttcaagctctagtactggcacacacacaaaagaaagttcaacagagggctggggatgtagcttagtggtagagtgcttgcctagcacacatgaagccctgggttccattctcagtaccacataagcagaaaaagatgaagtagcactgtggctcaagtggtagagtgttaggcttgaacaaaaagaagctcagagacagtgcctagaccctgagttcaagccccagaactggcaacaaacaaacaaacaagtaaagaaataaataaacaagaaagttcaacagagtccatctccaaactaactagcaaaaagtagggctggaggtgtggctcaagtagtaaattgACAgcatagcaagtgcaaggtcctgagtttgaacctCACTACCATAAAAAATCaaacattatatacacacacacatagatacacacacacgcatagatacatatatatttgtccaGAATATAAGAATACTGCTGATTTCCGAAAAACCTTATCTCCAGTGACCTCACTGAACTCACTTTCTATCCTTATAATGCATCTCTATATTCTGCACAAAAGCAGTTTCATCCATGAATATTGGCTTAACCTAGTCCCAGCCTCCAATCTCTGCCCGGCAACACTGAAGAGACCTCCATCCATCACTGTGTTTTCTAGAACTGGTGAAGGACATTTGCACTGCCTTCCTGGTCTCAAAGTCAAAAAGACCCCATGCAATAAGAGTGACTACTGGGTTTCTGTGGCCATCATCAGGCCAAGGAATTGTGTTGCTCTTAACATGCAACTAGGTTACTTAAACCAGTAAGGTAACATTGACTCTTGCCAAATACCTTTCCAATACCTATTGAAATTGATcaggttatttatttttgtcaatggtGAAAATATTGATTGCTTTTAAGATGTTAAACCAAATTTCATGTTCAGACTATACCCAACCATtcatagtatctttttttttttttttgccagtcctggtccttgaactcagggcctgagcactgtccctgacttctttttgctcaaggctagcactctgccacttgagccacagtgccacttctggccgttttctgtatatgtggtgctggggaatcaaacccagggcttcatgtataggaggcaagcactcttgccattaggccatattcccggccccccccctttttttttttacttcttgctGGATTAGGGCTGCTCAACTTTCATCTGGGTCCTCTGCTGTCCACAGATGAGACTGACCTCAACTTCCTCCCCCTGTTGTCCTGAGCTGTGAGGTGGGAAGGGTGTGGTTTTCAGAGGTGGCAATGggtctattgtttttgtttttgtttttttgtttttttgttttttgggccagtcctgggccttggactcagggcctgagcactgtccctggcttcttcccgctcaaggctagcactctgccacttgagccacagcgccgcttctggccgttttctgtatatgtggtgctggggaatcaaacctagggcctcgtgtatccgaggcaggcactcttgccactaggctatatccccagccctctattgttTTTTCTCTGAGTTTTGTATCATGTTTACAGCATTTCCTCTTTCAGAGTGATGTTGCCTGTCTTTGGAGTTTTTGTGAGAGTGTTTTAATGACAAGTTcagtttcttctctgtctctgtctgtctgtctgtctgtctctctgtctctgtctctgtctctgtctctgtctctgtctctgtctctctctctctctttctctctcgtcctggagcttgaactcagggcccgggtactgtctctaagcttcttttgctcaaggatagggctctaccacttgagccacagctctacttctggctttcttttcatagtttattgtcaataagagactcatagactttcctgcctgggctggctttgaaccttgatcctcaaatctcagctttctgagtatctaggattacaggtgtgagccaccagtgccccttaAAGTTCAATTTCTTAACTGACATAGGGTCTTTCTTTTGATAGaatgttctttattttctactttatctATCTGTCATTTCCACCTTTTCTCTCAGAGGTCAGCCTAGAGCTGAAAGCAAGAGCCCTTGACTTACATGGAGAGTTAGTGGGACCTGTACCTCCAGGTCACATGGGGGCACCATCCTGAAAGCTCTTCCTAGGGGATGAAAGCTTTAGGTAGGGGCCTGGTCCTCCTTGCACCATTAGGACTGTGTTTTACACTTTTAGGGTCTGGATTGACTTGGATGCCCTGTCAGTAGTTCTTTCTACCTTTCTGCATCTCCAACAGGGCTGCCAGAAGAAACACAGGATACTCAGTTGCATTTGAATATCAAAAGAGAACAAATGGCATTGTTGATTTTTATTAGCACAGGTTAGTGTAgtgacattttcacacatatatacagcaTATCACCTCTTCTTCCACTCTCCCTTATTCCTCTtccgcttctttttttttttttttttcggccagtcctgggccttggactcagggcctgagcactgtccctggcttccttttgctcaaggctagcactctgccacttgagcacacagcgccacttctggccattttctgtatatgtggtgctgatgaatcgaacccagggcctcatgtatactgtttttttttttaaaaaaagacaggcCCAACAAGTTTcatggttcttttttctttttctttttttgtggttctattttcatacatgtaaataAACTACTTAGACCACATTTATCTTTATTCACCCTCTTCATTAGCCATCCCCCTCCTGCTAGTGCCCACCCCCACAAAGAGCCTATTTTACTTTCCTGTTCAAATGACATTTTAGTATGGATAGCTCCCATATTGTATACGGCATGGGATATGCTTATACTAAAAATAGTGCTAATTAGCTAACCAAAATTCAAGTTTATCTGGGCCTCTTGTATTTTATTTACTGAATCTGGCAACCCAACACACCTGACTGCCACCTGACTCCTTTCCTTCTAGTGGAATAGCTGTCCTTTGTGCTTTTAACAAGAAGCTCCACCCTGCATTGCTGAGGGGCCCTGAAGGTCAGGAAAGGACTTTGACTGGCCATCCACAGCCCTCCCTGGCTGTGGTGTAAAGAGCATCAGGACCAGCCTGAGGTCCTCACTCCAGAGCCTGTTGGCATAGTTGTCCATAGTGCTGCCTGTGGGGAGTGATTCTGTCTCTTATCTCTGAACCAGGACAAGTTGGTGAAGCATGGTGAAGCTGGGCTGTAGCTTCTCGGggaaaccaggcaaagaccctgGAGACCAGGATGGGGCTGCCACAGACAGTGTCCCTCTCATCAGCCCACTGGATGTCAGCCAGCTCCAGCCACCATTTGCTGATCAGGTGAGTGGCTTAGGTGCACCTAGGGGACCTTCTTCAGCTTGCTTGAGAACAAAGGGTTGTGCATAGGATTTGTGTACCTGTGGCCTCCTTCAAGGTGGCCCTGGCCATCTTGGCCAGGGCCAAGCAGTGTAGAAACTCTAGTTGACCAGAGGTAAGGCTGACCTTTGGTCAGGAAGCTCCCATTCCAAAGCTCCTTCCACCAACTGAAGCAGCAGTCACAGGAGTCCTCGGCCCAGGAAGCAGCCTGGTGATGCTAGCAAGCATCATTCATACCCTTACTCGGCTGGGCAGAGCTCTGGTTCAGGGCCTGAGATGGAGTTGCTGGGATGACCAACAGAGAGCAGGCCTACGACAGAAATTGATGAGAAATGAggaactttgctcaaggctagtgcaggCCTTTCCTCCAGAAGCTCTGGGCCCAAACTGTGCCAGCTGTTGGTGAGAGCCTCCCAGGCACGCCAGCTGCCAACTGGGCGCAGAAGTCTGGTGGGCTATAGCCATGCATACTGTGGGCAGGCCCAACTTTTGCCTCTGGGGAGCACACACAGCTTGGAATACCCATGCCTGTGCATTAGGACCCCAAGACTCTGAGAGCCAGCAGGAACAGGACAGACTCCCTGGAGGAGAAGTCAGGCTGTGAGCCACTAAAAGGGAAGCTAGGGGCAGGAGAGCCATACCCTCAGACTGAAGGCAGATGTGGCAGCAGCCTGGGCAGGCCCCAGAAGGCCGTGGCCTTCACCAGACTTGCAACATCCACCTTCTCCTAGCTTCAGCTTCTGGCTACTTGAGCTCTGCTGACTACCAGATAATCCCAGCAGATTGTCCCATCAACACTGTTGTCACACAGTGGGCCCAAAACTCTAACTCTCTCAGTCCAGGGTTTTCCTGGGCTTTGCTTGATGCCTGGCAAGGCATGGCCAACTTTTTCCTCAGGTGGTCATCAAGACACAGACAGAATACCAGCTGTCCTCTCCAGACCAGTCAAAGAAGCTCCTAGACTTGGAGGGTCAGAAGCTGGCATGCAGTCACCCAGAGGAAGGGCGTAAGGTAACCCACACTCATCCTCTCTGGGAGGAGTCAGGGCAGGCTGGGAGTggggcttagtgtagagtgcttgcctagcatgcgggaagccctgggtttgattccctagtattacataaagagaaaaggctagaagtagagctgtggctcaaagtgctagccttgagcaaaaagagctcagaaacaacgCCCGGGCCCACGTTCAAGCcctaaactgacaaaaaaaaaaaaccctccacaaacaaacaaaaataccttaTTTTGATGGATGATTTCTATCACCTTTCATTTTTCAGAAATAACAGCAACCTGCCCCTTTCCATTAACTAtcatttccttgatgaaaagcGCCTCTTAGAGGTGGTGAGGCCTCACTGCACCTTCCATGAGTCCATCCAGGGTGAGACGACTCTGGAAATGCTTCCAGCATCCAGTCCCCACATGCCATGCTAGCCACTGATCTCTGTGGGCATCATAAGAGCCTCAAGAAAATATCCTTTAGCATAGGCTGGGTCAAAAGCCACATGCAGTTTACCTAGTCCCGTGTTTCCAGAACCCAACAGAGGGAGGCTGGGATGGGCCTCTGCACAGGAACCTGATATGATGTAGAGGAGGTGATCCTATGCCTAGCCCTCACCTTGAGAGAGGACTGACAGGGCGACTGGGTTAGGGCTGACTCACATCCCACACCATCTCCAAGTccatctcctttctcccctctagCTGCCTACAGCAAGAATGATCGCCTTTGCCATGGCACTCATGGGCTGTGTGCTGATCATGTACAAGGCCATCTGGTACGACCAGTTCACCTGCCCAGATGGCTTCCTGCTTCGGGTAAGGTGCTGTGacaggcctgggcaggaaggtggtAGAGACCCCTTGGTTGTCCCATTGCTGCCCCAGAGCAGTGATCCTGAGCTGGGTGAGGAGGGCTCTGTGTGAGAACGTGGGGGAATGGGTGCTTCTCTCAATCAGGGGGCACCCTCCTGGGAGACAGAGGTTGTCTGTGGCCCTCTTCCCAGTCCTGTCTCTTGACAGATTTCGAG is a window of Perognathus longimembris pacificus isolate PPM17 chromosome 2, ASM2315922v1, whole genome shotgun sequence DNA encoding:
- the Caly gene encoding neuron-specific vesicular protein calcyon, which produces MVKLGCSFSGKPGKDPGDQDGAATDSVPLISPLDVSQLQPPFADQVVIKTQTEYQLSSPDQSKKLLDLEGQKLACSHPEEGRKLPTARMIAFAMALMGCVLIMYKAIWYDQFTCPDGFLLRHKICTPLTLEMYYTEMDPERHRSILAAIGAYPLSRKHAAEMPWAESYRSGKEERRGPALAGAPGTAKAAVAAGTEPPEKPSAKVEEEAPKAASSAPSQALQ